CTAAGGTCTCCGTTTCCACTTCAATGGAAATGGGGTGGGGGATGCCATGGTCACCGACTCTTCCTGAAGGGCCATCGCCTCGGGCTCCCTGTCTCAATCTCTGCATCACTGCCCCAATGCCGCCAGCCGCAGCAATATGATTATCTTTAAGCATCACTGCATCATCTAAGCCCAGGCGATGATTCACCGCCCCCCCCATGCGAGTGGCATATTTTTCCAACAACCGCAATCCAGGCGTTGTCTTGCGAGTATCCACCAGCTGCGTCGGTAGATCCGCAATCTGGTCCGCATAGCGTCGGGTTAGGGTGGCGACACCACTCAGCCGCATGACCAGATTTAAAGCCACCCGTTCCCCCATCAAGAGAGCCGCCAAAGGACCCTGAAGACAAGCAATGGTAGTTCCGGCTGCCCAGAACTCCCCCTCAGACACCTGAGGCATGAAAGATACCTCAGCATCCAACACTTCAAAAACCCGAGCCGCCACTGGCAACCCAACCACTACGCCCGCTTGCTTAATCTGCCAGACGCCCTGCCTAACCTCGTCTCGAACCGGCGCCAGAGCTTGGGTAGATAAGTCACCCCGGCCGATATCTTCTCGTAGCCAGATCTGTAGCAGAGGATCCAAAATAAATTGAGGTGGCAGCATGGCAGATGGCAAATGCCCTCGATAAATTAGCTAACAAAATAAATTGTGCTATGCTGCGTACCAGTGTTGATCAATCAACGCTTGTCTCCTTGAGATAGACCGTCCAGGGAATAAGGAGGTGATGCCCATGCAAGACAGTAGTAAACGCATGGGTCTCCAGGTTGATGTAATCCGGCTGTGGGCCGGGGCTGTTCTTTAGACGATCAGTTCCGCCTCTTAGAGGCATTAGAACTGGCTCGCTAGGGTTCCTCCCGGCAGTCAGGTTCAACCTGTAGATCCGCTAGACCGCTCCCATCTCTAGAAGGGCTTTCCTTCCCCAGATGGGAGCGGATAGTTTTTTTAAACTAAAGGCGATGACATTTAGTGAGGTATCTTCATGGCCGCCGTACTTAGCGACACCGATATCAAGAGCAACCTGAGCCAGCTTTCCGATTGGCAGCAGCAGGGAAACACCATCCAAACGGTCAAGACCTTTAAGGATTTTGTCGAAGCCATCAACTTCGTCAACAAGCTGGTGGAGCCGGCTGAAGCCGCTGGGCACCATCCCGATATCGCCATCTCCTATAACAAGGTCACCATCAACCTCACCAGCCACGATGCCGGTGGCATCACCGAGCAAGACTTCGCCATGGCAAAAACCCTGGATCAGATTAGCTAGCTGCTTCGGAAAAGCAGACACGATCGAGATCTCTTGTCATGTCAACGATTCCTCCTGATACTCAGGAGGTTTTTTTAGGCTATTCTTGCTCAATCCAGCCCATCGCTGACACGACAACCCTTCCAGGCGACAACTTGCTGTGAGCAAGGCGATATCAGCAGATTTACATTTGAGAAGAGGTTAAAAGAAAAGGTTCTCAATTTAACTTCTAGCCGTTGTCCTTCATAAGGATGGCTTATGCCTTCTAATGCCTTTCCTGCGTGCTGTTTAGGGATTGATGGTTTCTATGCTTAATGGCATGATTCTGCTATGGATATCCTTTAAATGATTTTGTTCTTAATAAGGTGTGAGGAAAATAAGACATGTCTAAACTGCTGTGGAAATCACTGCTGGCAGCGCCTGCTGCCCTCGGTGCAGTGCTCGCTATCTCTGGTACCTCTGTAGCCGCTGAGTCTGTTGAGCCTAGCTTCAACGAACTGAGTGCTGCCGAGCCCGCACAGCTGGCTCAGGTGACCAGCGTCGATGAACTGTCCGATGTGTTGCCGTCTGACTGGGCCTACACGGCGCTGCAAAACCTGGTAGAGACCTACGGCTGTATCGAAGGCTATCCCAACCGCACTTTCCGCGGTGACCGGGCCCTGACTCGCTACGAATTTGCCGCTGGTCTGAATGCCTGCTTAGACGTTATCTCCAATTTGATCGTCGGTGGTGGTGTCGGTGAGAGTGACCTGGCCACCATCCGTCGTCTGCAAGAAGAGTTCCAGGCTGAACTGGCTACCCTGCGGGGTCGAGTCGATGCCCTGGAAGCCGACGTGGCTGAACTGGAAGCGAACCAGTTCTCCACCACAACCAAACTGCGTGGCCAAGTGGACTCCCACATCGTCGCTCCCTTCGATGAGCTAGAGGGCGTTGAAGATTCCACTACCTTCACCAACCGGGTGCAGATGAACTTCGATACCAGCTTCACCGGTGAAGATCGTCTACGGGTGCGTTTGCAGGCTAGTGGTGGTGCTGATCCATTAGTTGCTGGTGCTGGCTTAGCTAATGCTGATGATGCTATTGGTGAGGAGTACAACGTTATTGTCGAGGACTTCTACTATCTGTTCCCGGTTGGGGATCGCCTAGATATCATCATCGCGGCCAACAACATCGTCACCGATGACTACGTGGTCAGCACCATCGTGCCCTTCGACGGTCCCAGCGTGGCTGACCCCGGTGGTCCTGTATTCTATGACTTTGATATGGGGGGTAGTGCTGGTGCTGGCTTCAGCTTTGCCCTCACCAACAACATTGCCATTGATGCCGGCTATTCCTTTGACGAAGCCGAGGGTGCTGATCCCCTAATTGGTATCTCAGCCGCTTCCGAGCAAAGCTACATCGGTCAGGTCACCTTCATCAGCGATGGCATCCTTGATCTGGCTGGTACCTTCATCCGCGGCGATAGTGGCGATGGTGCCTTTACTAATACCTTTGCTGGTCTAGCCAACCTCGACTTCGGTCGTTTCATGGTTAGTGGCTACTATGCCTACCATGACCTGGATGGCACGCCCGCCGTTGGCGACGATGATTTCACTACCTCCTGGATGGCCGGGATTGCCATTCCCGATCTGTTCATCGAAGGGGCTCAGCTGGGTGCTTATTACGCCGGCTTGCCCGAGTACACCTCTGGTGAGAACCCCTATATGATTGAGGGCTATTACTCGATTCCCGTGAATCAGTTCCTCACCATTACTCCGGCGCTGATTTATGGTGATATCGACTCTGGTGCAGCCGATGAAGAGGCCTTCTACGGTGCTATCCGAGCTACCTTCGAGTTCTAGAGCGTCGTATTGCGAAGGGACGCCCTCACGAGAGGGTGTCCTCCCATGAGCCCTCGACCCAGGGATAATGCTTGCCAAGTCAGTGCAAGACTCACGTCCCCCGTTGAATAATTTGCCCTATCTAGAGTTAAGCGAAGGTTATGTGTTGCGACTAGCCCCTAGCCCCAAGTCAGGATTTCCTCACACGGCCTCGTTTCAGGGCATTTTTTGTCTAAAAACTCTAGCCGCCCTCTGGTGGATCTGCTAGCATCTTGATGAGCAGATTAAGAGGAGGGTAAACTGGTCTGCCTGTGACTCGCTAGCCTCCTCGCTTAGCTCAAGGAGTGATTAGTTTGATGTCAGCTCCCGATAAGGGGTGCTGGCCTGTTTTTTTCCAAGGTGTGAGGAAAATAAGACATGTCTAAACTGCTGTGGAAATCACTGCTGGCAGCGCCTGCTGCCCTCGGTGCAGTGCTCGCTATCTCTGGTACCTCTGTAGCCGCTGAGTCTGTTGAGCCTAGCTTCAACGAACTGAGTGCTGCCGAGCCCGCACAGCTGGCTCAGGTGACCAGCGTCGATGAACTGTCCGATGTGTTGCCGTCTGACTGGGCCTACACGGCGCTGCAAAACCTGGTAGAGACCTACGGCTGTATCGAAGGCTATCCCAACCGCACTTTCCGCGGTGACCGGGCCCTGACTCGCTACGAATTTGCCGCTGGTCTGAATGCCTGCTTAGACGTTATCTCCAATTTGATCGTCGGTGGTGGTGTCGGTGAGAGCGACCTGGCCACCATCCGTCGTCTGCAAGAAGAGTTCCAGGCTGAACTGGCTACCCTGCGGGGTCGAGTCGATGCCCTGGAAGCCGACGTGGCTGAACTGGAAGCGAACCAGTTCTCCACCACAACCAAACTGCGTGGCCAAGTGGACTCCCACATCGTTGCTCCCTTCGATGAGTTAGAGGGTGTTGAGGATTCCACTACCTTCACCAACCGGGTGCGGATGAACTTCGATACCAGCTTCACCGGTGAAGATCGTCTACGGGTGCGTTTGCAGGCTAGTGGTGGTGCTGATCCATTAGTTGCTGGTGGTGGCTTAGCTAATGGTGATGATGCTAGTGGTGACGGTGATTACAATGTCGACATTGATGACTTCTACTACCTGTTCCCGGTTGGGGATCGCCTAGATATCATCATTGCGGCTAACGGCATCGTTACCGATGACTACGTGGTCAGCACCATCGTGCCCTTCGATGGCCCCAGCGTGGCTGACCCCGGTGGTCCTGTATTCTATGACTTTGATATGGGGGGTAGTGCTGGTGCTGGCTTCAGCTTTGCCCTCACCAACAACATTGCCATTGATGCCGGCTATTCCTTTGACGAAGCCGAGGGTGCTGATCCCCTAATTGGCATCTCAGCCGCTTCCGAGCAGAGCTACATCGGTCAGGTCACCTTCATCAGTGATGGTATCCTTGATCTGGCTGGTACCTTCATCCGCGGCGATAGTGGCGATGGTGCCTTTACCAATACCTTTGCTGCGTTGGCTAACCTTGACTTTGGTCGCTTCATGATTGGTGGCTACTTTTCCTACCATGATCTGGATGGCACGCCCGCCGTTGGTGACGATGACTTCACTACCTCTTGGCAAGCCGGGATTGCGGTTCCCGATCTGTTTATCGAAGGGGCTCAGCTGGGTGCCTACTATACTGCCCTACCTGAGTACGCTTCCGGTGTTAACCCTTACATGATTGAGGGCTATTACTCGATTCCCGTGAATCAGTTCCTCACCATTACTCCGGCACTGATTTATGGTGATATCGACTCTGGTGCAGCCGATGAAGAGGCCTTCTACGGTGCCATCCGAGCTACCTTTGAGTTTTAAGTTCAGTTAAGTCCCCATTATCTGAAAGCCCCGCCACTGGCGGGGCTTTTTGGTTTTGGTTGAAGAGTAAGCAGGTGCCGTTAAAGCTGCTATCGATACTGGGCTCAGGGATCACGGCAACTTCGTAAGAGCCTCGAGAGAATCTGACTTGAAATTCCTTCCCGATTGCCGGAGTACAGTAACAGGGGGCTTACCTTTTCTCATCCAAAACCCATATCAAATTAAGCCGAGGTTAAGCTGCATGCCTAACTTGTCTGTATCGGATAATACTCTCTCAGGAAATTCTCAGCTAATTTTAAGCTTTCCATGACCTTTTCTCGGGTTGACGGACTCATAATGGAGGTGCGTACAACATTATACGCAGTTCTCTGGTGTGAGGAGATTATTAGACATGTCAAACCTGCTTTGGAAATCACTCCTAGCCGGTCCAGTTGCTCTCGGCACAGTGCTGACTGTGGCCAGTGCCTCTGTGGCCGCCGAATCTGCTCCTGTTGAGCCCAGTGTACAGGCCCTGGGCTCTCAGGATTCTTTAGAGCTGGCTCAGGTAACCAGCGTCGATGAGCTGTCCGATGTGTTGCCGTCTGACTGGGCCTACACGGCGCTGCAAAACCTGGTAGAGACCTACGGCTGT
This portion of the Halomicronema hongdechloris C2206 genome encodes:
- the nadC gene encoding carboxylating nicotinate-nucleotide diphosphorylase encodes the protein MLPPQFILDPLLQIWLREDIGRGDLSTQALAPVRDEVRQGVWQIKQAGVVVGLPVAARVFEVLDAEVSFMPQVSEGEFWAAGTTIACLQGPLAALLMGERVALNLVMRLSGVATLTRRYADQIADLPTQLVDTRKTTPGLRLLEKYATRMGGAVNHRLGLDDAVMLKDNHIAAAGGIGAVMQRLRQGARGDGPSGRVGDHGIPHPISIEVETETLDQVEEALAWGVDIIMLDNMPLDRMAEAVRRIRQQPAPPLIEASGNITLETIRAVAATGVDYVSTSAPITQAPWLDISMTLQGVGE
- a CDS encoding 4a-hydroxytetrahydrobiopterin dehydratase, yielding MAAVLSDTDIKSNLSQLSDWQQQGNTIQTVKTFKDFVEAINFVNKLVEPAEAAGHHPDIAISYNKVTINLTSHDAGGITEQDFAMAKTLDQIS
- a CDS encoding iron uptake porin encodes the protein MSKLLWKSLLAAPAALGAVLAISGTSVAAESVEPSFNELSAAEPAQLAQVTSVDELSDVLPSDWAYTALQNLVETYGCIEGYPNRTFRGDRALTRYEFAAGLNACLDVISNLIVGGGVGESDLATIRRLQEEFQAELATLRGRVDALEADVAELEANQFSTTTKLRGQVDSHIVAPFDELEGVEDSTTFTNRVQMNFDTSFTGEDRLRVRLQASGGADPLVAGAGLANADDAIGEEYNVIVEDFYYLFPVGDRLDIIIAANNIVTDDYVVSTIVPFDGPSVADPGGPVFYDFDMGGSAGAGFSFALTNNIAIDAGYSFDEAEGADPLIGISAASEQSYIGQVTFISDGILDLAGTFIRGDSGDGAFTNTFAGLANLDFGRFMVSGYYAYHDLDGTPAVGDDDFTTSWMAGIAIPDLFIEGAQLGAYYAGLPEYTSGENPYMIEGYYSIPVNQFLTITPALIYGDIDSGAADEEAFYGAIRATFEF
- a CDS encoding iron uptake porin, with protein sequence MSKLLWKSLLAAPAALGAVLAISGTSVAAESVEPSFNELSAAEPAQLAQVTSVDELSDVLPSDWAYTALQNLVETYGCIEGYPNRTFRGDRALTRYEFAAGLNACLDVISNLIVGGGVGESDLATIRRLQEEFQAELATLRGRVDALEADVAELEANQFSTTTKLRGQVDSHIVAPFDELEGVEDSTTFTNRVRMNFDTSFTGEDRLRVRLQASGGADPLVAGGGLANGDDASGDGDYNVDIDDFYYLFPVGDRLDIIIAANGIVTDDYVVSTIVPFDGPSVADPGGPVFYDFDMGGSAGAGFSFALTNNIAIDAGYSFDEAEGADPLIGISAASEQSYIGQVTFISDGILDLAGTFIRGDSGDGAFTNTFAALANLDFGRFMIGGYFSYHDLDGTPAVGDDDFTTSWQAGIAVPDLFIEGAQLGAYYTALPEYASGVNPYMIEGYYSIPVNQFLTITPALIYGDIDSGAADEEAFYGAIRATFEF